The following DNA comes from Ricinus communis isolate WT05 ecotype wild-type chromosome 10, ASM1957865v1, whole genome shotgun sequence.
GAAATTTTTAGAGAGATACTTTCCACATTCTAAGACAGTCAAGTTGAAGAATGATATAGCAGGGTATCTTCAGCAAGAGAATGAAACTTTGTATAATTGTTGGGAACAATTCAAGGATTTACTGATGAGTTGTCCACATCATGGTTTATCCTTATGGCTGCAGATTTAGACATTCTttaatgaactaaattaagtCGTCTATTAATGCAACAACATATGGATCATTGAATAATAAGACTTCAGAGCAAGCTATAAATCTTATTGACGATATGGCAGTCATGAACTATCAGTGGCAAAATCTAAAAGAGTATATTCGAGTCAAAGTGTTGGGATCTATGCAGTAGACAACATGGTAGCTATAAATACACAGTTATAGTCTATAAGCAATAAGATGGATGCTTTGACTATGTCTTCATTTGGAAGACAGGCAAAACTCATGAATTGTGATTGGTGTTGGGGTGGTCATCAAAGTCAAGACTGCCAAAATGgcaatatttttgttaagccaGAGCAAATGGATTATATGGGAAATGCTCTTAGGAATATAACAACCCTTACAATAATACTTATAATCTAGTGTGAAGAAATCATCTGAATTTCTCTTAGGAAAATCAGAATCAGTAGAGACCTCCACCACCAGGATTTCAGCAACATGCTCCTCTTAGAAAGAGAAACTTAGAggagatgatgaagaagttCATTTCAGCTTCTAAAACTCAATTTTAATCTACAAAAAGTACTCTTAAGAACCGGCAAgcttcaatttataatttagagAATCAATTAGGGCATATTGTAAAGCTGTTAAGTAAAAGGCCTCAAGGAAGTTTGCTAAGTAATATAGAAGCTAATCCAAAGGAGTAGCTTAAAGTTACTACATTGAGGAGTGGTAAGGAATTGGGAACTAAGGCAAAAGAAGCATATGAGAATTCAATTATAGTTGAAAAGGTGGTTGATGAGCAAAGGATAAAGAGGctaaaaaggaagagaaagaaaaagtgatACCAAAGCCTACTCCTTTTATGAAGGAGTATCAACCGAGGGTGCCTTTTTTAGCCCGTCTTCAAAAAGACAAAACAGATATACAATTTGGTAAGTTTCTTACCTTTCGTGGAAGCTTTTCCACAGATGCCCAAGTATCCTAAGTTCGTAGAAAGTATCAATGGTGCAGCTGTCATAGAAGAGTTCGGCAGTCATTAAGAGGCAATTATCAAAGAAGCTAAAAGATCTAGGAAGTTTtactatcttttattttattggtaaTTTAAATGTTGATAATGCATAGGAtgatttgggggctagcatCAATATTATgccttataaattatttaagcaACTAGGACTTGAAGAAACTAAGCCAACTCTCATGAgtattcaattagctgataaATATGGTGTATATCATAGGGGTATCATTGAGGATGTGTTAGTTAAGGttcaagaatttatatttgCTATGGATTTTGTAATTATAGATATGGATGAAACTGTCAATGTTTCCCTTATTTTAGGAAGACCCTTTCTTGCTACTCCTAGGGCCATCATTAATATGTATGATGGTAAACATATTCTTAGGGTAAGGAAAGAGCAAGTgacttttcaaattttctaatGCTATGAAACATCCATGTGTATTTGATGACctaaattttactaatataaGATTGAACATGAAACTGTTAATTTGATTTCATCTATTGTTGCTAAAGACCCCCTTGAGTTGTGCTTAGTATAGGAGTAGGAAAAATGTGAAATGGAAGACACCTCAGAGTAGCTTGCTTATCTTGAGGTAGTAAAACCAATGAGAAATAAGGCATTCGAGTCTATTAAAATTCCAAAAGAATAGAGGATGAGACCATCCTGTAAGGACCCACCTACCTTGGAGCTTAAGTAACTCTTATCTCATCTAGAATATGCATTCTTAATGGAGGGATCTAAACTACCAATAATAGTTAGTGTTGAATTACTCGAAGAGAAAAAAGCTAAGATATTGGAAATGTTAAGGAGAAGACATAGGGCAATAGCCTGGAAATTATGGATATTAAGGGAATAAGTCCTTCATTTTACACATAAGATCCTAATGGAAGAAGAACTCAAGACGGTAGTGTAACCCCAAAGGCGTCACAACCCTAATATGAAAGAGGtagtaaaaaaaagaagtgatcaaacttcttgatgcagggATAATTTATCCCATTTTAGACAGTTCTTGGGAAAGCCCAGTACAAGTGATGCCTAAGAAAAGAGGCATGACGATTGGggtaaatgaaaataatgagtTTATACCAATAAGAATAGTAACAAGTTGGAAAGTGTGCATTGACTATAGAAAGTTGAATGATGCCATTAGAAAATATCATTTCCCATTATCCTTTATTGATCAGATGCTAGAAAGATTATTAGGGCATAAATATTACTACTTCTTAGATGATATGTCAGGGTACTTTTAGATTCCAATAGCTCCTGAAGGTTAAGAGAAGACCACTTTCACATGCCCATATCGAACCTTTGTCTATAGAAGAATGCCATTTGGTCTGTGCAATGCACCAGCTATGTTTCAAAGGTGCATGATGGCTATCTTTGATGATTTAGTGCAATGCACCAGGATATTATTGAAGTCTTCATGGatgatttttctattcatgtgaattcatttaaaaaatgtttGGAGCATCTGGAAAAGGTTTTGATTAGATATGAGGAGACTAACTTAGATTTGAATTAAGAGAAATGCCATTTCATGGTATAAGAGGGTATAATTTTATGACATAAAATCTTAAGTAAGGGACTTAAGGTGGATCGAGTAAAAATTGAGACTATTGAGAAACTACCACCTCCATTATTTGTGAAAGCTATTAGGAGCTTCCTTGGAGATGCAGGCTTTTACCATAGATGCATTAAAGACTTCTCTAAAATAGTTAGAGCTTTTAATAGGCTTTTGGAGAAAGATGTTGACTTTGTGTTTGATGAAGATTGTATGGCAGCTTTCTCCTCTTTAaaagtcaagcttgtcaatacCTAATAATGGTAGCACCATACTAAAGTTTACCATTTGAGCTAATATGTGATGGGAGTGATTTTATCGTTGGAGCCGTTCTTGGTCAGAGGAGAAAAAAGCATTTTCAGCCCATCTAATACGCAAGTAAAACAATGACTGAAGTGCAAGCAAACTACACTACTACTGAAAAGGAATTACTTGTAGTTGTCTTTACTTTTGACAAGTTTTTATCATTCCTGATACTATCACAAGTGATTGTATACACTGATCACTCGGCATTGAGATATTTATCCTCTAAGACTTATGCAAAACCATGATTAATAAaatggattttatttttgcaagAATTCAACTTGGAGATACAGGATAAGAGAGGTGTAGAAACCTTGACCGCCGACTATTTATCATGCCTCGAGAATCCTCATTTGGAGGAGTTACATGAAAAGGATATTAATGATCATTTTCGAGATGAGCAATTGTATGCTTTGGTAAGTAATTCTGATTTTTCTATTCCATGGTATGTTGATTTTGCAAAGTATCTTGTTGCGAGAGAACTGCCAAAAGATTATTCTTatcaaaaaaagaagtaaTTATTTGCTCACTTGAAATATTACTTTTGGGAAGAcctatttctatttaaaatgtGTACTGACAGGATAATAAATAAGTGTATGGCATGGTTGAAATCCATGAGCATTCTTGATCATTGCCATTGTAGACCAGTTAGCAGACATTATGGAGCAAGTAGAACAACTCAAAAAGTATTGGAAGCAGGGTTTTATTGGCCAAGGCTATTTAAGGATAGCCAATCATTCGTGAAAGAATGTGATTATTGCCAACATATATGTAACATTTCGTATcatgatgagatgccccaacATGGTATACTCGAATGTGAAAGTTTTGAAGTGTGGGGCATTGACTTTATGGGACCATTAACTATTTCTTtggtaataaatatatcttggTGGTTATTGAATATGTTTCTAAATAGGTTGAGGCATAAGCTTTGCTTCACCATGATGCTAGAGTAGTAgtaaaattcttgaaaaagaTTTTCTATAGGTTTGGCATTTTTAAGGCCATTTTTAGTGATAGGGATACACACTTTTGCAAAGCTCAGCTAAAGAAAGTGTTAAGAAGGGTTGGTGTTATGCATAAATTTCCTACCCCCTATCACCTTAAAACTAGTTGCCAagaatgtaaaatattttatttaaatccaatagattctttatatttttattttcataagtattaagaattttaagagtaaaatttgaattttagcATTTTTCACTCGAGGAAgagagatatttttttttatcaaataagatatttttttcacttgtggtttaatatttttaggtacataataatttttttattattttctttatataattttgcatgtatttaatttaaatattactaaattatgattttatagcAATGTGACATCTAACCATATATCAtcgaatttataaatatatttaaattttctttcttaaatttgactaaaatttaaaaagtatctattttaataatttgttctgaataataaaatatctagtCATATgtgatattatttaaaaaatttatttttataaaaaatttatgtttctattaatttttactatctaaaaaataaaaaacattagatatatttaaaaaatatttaaaaaataaaatatatattatttatttaatacaaaaatgCTTCTGtcctttaaatataaaactatcaAAACCACGTCACAGATTTTGAACTTTaccttaattttaatttctctttcctttcttttttatttttaccaatagaaaataaaaataaaaatgtcaactaaatcaatataaaaaatttctaataaatttgttaaatataaaaattaaattaactttttattttatatttaaaaataaataaacattattaaaatattatttaatctttaaaatatatatatatatatatatatatatatatatatatatatatatatatatatatatatatataaacacttTTGGTATCATCAACCATCGTGTTGGTTTGGTGTCGGGGTGAGAgggtaaaagaaaatttcaactACTGGCAAACGCATAcattttatcttatttcttctttcttccgAGAAGAAACCTTTTCTTTGACTATTATTTatgcttttgtttctttttgacaTTTATTATGTCCTTTTACATTTGTTGGAATCTCCAAAATTCAGTTTGCCCTCTCTTGGGTTGCTTAGTATAGGAAAGAAGCCCAAGCCAGCGTCTCTTAGATCGCTTCCACTGTTTTATCAGAATTTTTATACTGCAAGCTTTATTCTGggtattctttattattacttaataacatttatttcgagttttttttttttaaatttctttttctattttagttgTTCTATAATCTTTGTGTTTTCCTTGCTGACGATTTCTGTATTTTGCATTTATCTGTTTGTCTGCCCACAAAATATAAGGAAAAAGGACAGGGGAAGTATAGTTTgcctattttcttttgtagatTATTTAAACTCACTTCACTTCATAAATTCTCCCCGTGTTACCACAATTAGATAAACGGAAAAACTCTAGTTAATAAAAGATTTGATATCAATTGTGTCTTTTTGGTGCTTGTTTGATTGCTACATGACCTGTGTTTCTATTTCTTGTGACTTTCTGTTGTTGTGCTCTCTGTTAATTTATCACAGAATTAGTGCAGATACTTTAGATTAATCATTGTCATGCACTCTTCAATCAATGGTACATTACtagtcttattttatttaatatttgtcaatttaaatttagattagTCTATTTAATGGTTTATGCATTTTGGTGTCTCATTTTGACTTGTTTTATAGGCTAAGAAGATTAGCTATATCTAGTAGCATTGATAGAGTATGAATGAAAGCTGTAGTAATGCAAGTGTGAGCTCGACCTCAAGTTTGAATAGCAGCTTCCCAGACACAGAGGATGACCAAACTATTGCCAGCATCTTAGCAGAAGAGGAAAACTCTCAAGTTGCTGGAAGGCTTGGGAAGAGACTCTCTCATTTGGATTCCATACCGGTGGGttccttttaatatatatgtcttataaaaaaatgttCGTGCGTGCAATggctttcttttatatttcagTCATCTTGAGTGACCGAATAGGCTGATACAAGTGATTCTATTGCATGGGAATAGTTCAACAGTCTTCTCCAGTCCGTCTTAAACTTCTTTCTAGTAGCATCCTCTTTTCCTGTAATCTATCTGTTTTGGAATAACTCTAAGATATTCTTATAAGATTCTAGGAAAGTATGGTTTGCAGAAATCTTATTAGATCTAAATTTGTTATATccttaatttatatttctaggTAGCATTAAGAAATAAGCCTAGCAACTTACTACTTTAATATAATGGGCAATAAAGACAATATGGTGCTTAAGAAAGAGCAAGTTCAAAGACTTAAGATACTTAGACATATCttcattatttcttattttttattctaaagtACTCTCTATTTCTTGTGGAGTATTACATATGATTTTATGAAGATAGTAGTTGCTGACCTGGGGTTTTATAACTTGAGGATCTAAGTACTTGGTGAGTTTCAACTTTTCTGGAATTGGCTGGCTTAATGTTTTTGGCTTAAAGTTGAATCTACTTGTGTTCTGAGTCTTAGTGATGTCATAATTAGCCCAAGGGTTAAACAGGTCTCAGTTCAGTACCTGTATACTTTAGAGCATTGGACCTTTAAATGTCGCTTGAGTGCTTTTTTCATTCGTTATCTATATGAAGTTGATAAGTATGAATAGTTCTCCAACAATTTGGCTCCTTTGCATTGTGAGATTCAATTCAACCCTATGTATGATGCTTAAGAAATTATAGGTCTGAAACTCTGAATCTTGTTATCACTCTTCAAGCTGGCAGGCAAGTTCCATATATTTCAGACTTCAAATCTTTAAATGAAACCTGATCAATCCTTCATTTGGTGTTCTTCCTATCTTTTGGCGTTCTGTGTTGTTAACAGTGCTAAAATTGCTTCAATATCCTATATTTTCTGCTGTTTTTTTTCCTCACCCATAcccatttacaattttgaaacTAACGTAAACTAGCCTGAAAACTCTAATTTTCAAGGCGCTGACATAATTTGGTTGTTGCATTTGTGTCAATAGGGAAAGTCTTAATACAATTGAAGTATAAAGGAAATATGCAATATAGGGAACTTCTCAAAGAACAGGCTTGTACCTAGTATATATTACAGAAGACATGGATGCCTAAGTAGAATTTCCACAAAGATCCATGGGAATGCTGCTAAAAAGTTATGAATAAGAACATCAGTGAATGGAACTGAGTGGCTCCTTGTGAAAGTGTaaggaattgaattattaggTTGGGGGAAAGGGTGTTGCACACTACTATGTATCCTGATTATTTTACACACACAaacattataatttatatgtacATTCTATCTATCTATCAGGACAAACCATGTATGCCATATTAAGTTAGTTCATGGCCTTCCTTGAGTTTtcttaaatgttttaataatCTCTATATGATAATATAATGGTGTGTATTGAAGAGATATTTACAGCACCTCATGTAGTCATTGTCCTTACTGTTTTTATTACTAACAAATTGCTTCTACATTTTGCATAGCTTTTGGGTTTCTTTAGCTATATGAGTACTTATTGATTTACTTTGTTGACAGCACACTCCCCGAGTCAATGGTGAAATTCCTGATGTGAATGATGCAACCTTAGACCATCAGAGGTTATCTGAAAGGTTGTCATTGAATATGTGTTCTATATGCTATTTCTCATTGAACTTTATATTGTAAATTACATGCTAAAATATATCTCTagtttgcaagtccaaatgtAATCATTGTAAAGTCATTTTATAATACATGCTTTTCCCATGTCGTTTACTAAGGGGTTGTTTGGCATTCCAAcctcagtttttattttattttactctttgagttttaaaaattgtttttGCGAAGGGGTAATTACAAATGGCCCTCTGAGGTTCGACATAATCTGCACTTACATcctctaatttttaaaattatgcaCTTTCATCTCTCCTTTTTATATGCGTTTAACGTAATATTCATTCCATTAGTAGTCTgttaatttaatgaattttaagtTGGTAAAAGTACTGAGGTGTTATATTTTACTAACTTAGAAGACATTTTTACCCTTATATGAGTctatattaaactaaaattatttagaatgaaataaagatttttttcaattaaattaggGAAAATTACAACACCTTGTTTTCTTccatctaaaaaaataaaatttcatatttaaaaaaaataatgaaaatgcaaaattgagcaaacttTATAGTCATTTCCAGTAATTTCACACAATACTAACACCTAAATAGACGGCAGTTAACACGAGAGATAAAAGtgcatattattaaaaaataaaggatgTAAGTACAAGTTATGCCAAACCTCAAGGGGGTGTTTATAAATTCCTCTTTTGCAAAAAGCAGGTAAATTGATGCTTTTCCTAAAGCAGGTTTAGAAAAgcagtttataaaaaatttaaaaatcaatatttattaaatcaacaaaattctAAACCTCCTTTTATAACAGGCAACATCAATCCCAAACACACCCTAAGTTTTCGTTTTATTTGATGCATCCTTTACGTGGGctatgtaatatataaaactttGCAAGTTGTTGTCCTAAGGGCAATATACTACATGTACACTTCTAGGATGATgattaataagaaatataagatTTGGCTTAGTGACATAAATTAGGTGTCATTATTTACTAGATCAAATTTACTATCTTACCTCAATACTGTCTCTATGTGTGTCCTCATTATAGTACCTTCCCTTCACCCATCcattaatgattatattattcatttagATTGGCCACATATGGTTTAGCAGAACTGCAAATTGAGGGCGATGGGAATTGCCAGGTAAGACAGAAAATCCAAATTTCAGCTATTGCAATTTTTGTATGACCTAATGATCTTGTTTATCTCGTACGGTTCAAGTTGTTTCAGTTGTTTACTATGtacaaataattattgattGGCTCTATGTTCTTGATTACATTTCTTATCCATCATAAAATGTTTTCCATCTTTGTCTTAGATGGTGTGTATCAGATATGATGTGTTTGGCTGAGTTGAACAAGAAATGTCAGCATACACATTTATTCACTTTTAAATCAAAACTTCAGTCTACATCTTTTCTGTAAAATCCAAAAGAGGCCTTTGTTACCTATACATTGTTGTTGcgtgaaaagaaaatgtagttttaaataaataaaaaaagtgaaCGGTGGCCCGCtttatttagaaattcaaTTCTGAGAATTTTGTCCAACTCAGCCTGACACATCAGTTGTAACATGCTGTGGCTAGGATAAAACTGAAAATCTTAATATAGGATATAAATGAATGAAGTTGAATagtttaagataaaattagaCCTTTTCTTTTGTGGAGGTTTGTATTTGTGTATATCGTGCATTCATTTTCAAATTGTCTGTGAAGCTATCATCTTTTGTGCacgtcaaaagaaaaagacgtTGTTGCAATTATGATAATCTTTAAATGGTTATTTGGTTTTCAACGACAGTTTCGATCATTAGCAGACCAGCTGCTTCGAAGTCCAGATTACCACAAGCATGTAAGGAAGCAAGTAGTCAAACAGGTATGCTTGTTAAATCTCTAATGGAAATCAATATCCTGTAGTTAGTGGTAATAGAAACATCATAAGTGAATATTTAGTTGATCAGTCTCACAGAACTGTTTCCTTCAGGAAATAAATTGTCTGTTTATACTGCCTACCCTTGTTGAGAGATTGTGTTgaatatgtttatattatatgttgCTTTTTTGTTAGCCTTTTGAATGGAAAATGGCTGAGAATGAAATATTTGGAGAGTGGAGTGCTCTCTTGACTCTTTTTGTTTGTTATGGTTGTGTTTCAATTATAATGTTCTTGGCCCTGGTGGGACTTTCAGAAATTTGTAAAGTTCATTGGTTCTTTATGGCAAGGCTCACTAGGGTTCTAGAAGGATGAAGTAGAAGTCTGttgatttttccttttaagttGGTAGGTGGTGAACTCCAATTACAGGAAAAGGTGAGACTCTTTTAGAGGACTAATCTCTTTTGCTGGAGGAGGTAGATAGTGTGGATTGTAGTTCAGTAGCTAAGGACAAAAGTTACAATTATTTGGTTATAGAATTGTTATTCTTTAAGATACCAACTATAAGCATGAACATTGAGCAGCTAGCCAGTTGTCATTTGCTGCCTCTAGATTATCCATAGCAGCCTATATATTAAGATTGGCTTAGCAAAGTCAAGTTTaagttgtttcttttttatgttacACGTTACTTATGCTGTTGGCTGCAACCTGTGTCTTCACCAAAAGCATCTTAATGGTTAATGGCTGCATTTGGAATCTGAGTAAGTGGGTTCACAAACTAAAGTTATTATATAAGAAGTTATGCTATGTAGTCTTTCATCTCACATGCTGCTATGGTTCAGAGAAGAAGAAGCTCCTCAAAATGATCTATAGTAAAGCCTAGTGATATGTCaacaatatatatttgtgaattgcCTGGCACTATGGGGAAATTTGACCAAGTAAAAGACAAAAGCTTTCGGAATGAAATTTGGGCTAAACTTGTAAAGTCAGATTGCCAAAGTATCATGGTTCATCCAAGTGATATAAAGGTCCTTCAAAACCTAGTCCAAGTGTATTTCTTGCTAAATGCCCAGCAGACTCCCATGGTATCAATTGGTATCATTTATTCATAATTCAAGTGTTCATACTTGCTACGCTTGTGGACAAGGGTAATTTGAAGGGGAGGGAATTGATATGTGGGAAAAAAGAGGGGAGAtgttttaaattgtaattggTTGTTCTTAGATGTTCTGTTAGCAATTTTGTGTCATTTGGCTCTATCAACCAACAAGACTATTTGTATTTTCTTGGTGAATTGGTTAATGAAATTGTAATTCTCTAATTCTCTCTCTCCCATTGACTTCTGTTGTGATTTTTTCTCTAGCTAGACTAATAGAAGTTCTTTTCACCTTCTAAATCTAATATGTGCACTTGATGTGGGTTAACCCTatgattgttatttttctgGAAGGAGTatgcattttaatatttgttaccATTTTACCTGTCTCTCTTTTATAACATGTATCTCTATCTTCCTTTTCAGCTAAAGCATTTCAGAAAGTTATACGAAGGTTATGTGCCGATGAAATACAAAAGCTAcctgaagaaaatgaaaaagttaGATTTCTATGATGATGCCTGTTAGCTTTCTTAATGCAAATACCAGAAAGCATGTTTTCTTGAATGCCATTTTATGCTAATTCATTTTCTGCATGAAACGGTTCTATGCTTCTAGATCAGGGGAATGGGGGGACCATGTTACTCTACAAGCAGCAGCAGATCGAGTAAGTACAAATTTTATCTTCATCTCTTCATCACATTTTATTGAGGTCTTCCATTTAAATGGGCATAAAAGTAGCCTTGATGATCCTTTTCTGTACATTTTGCGGGTAATATTTGTGTGATGTTCTAATTTGATCACAAAATAGAAATCTAAATTTGTAGCTTAGCAAAGGTTAGTACTTGGCATTTAGGTTAATCTGAAGCCATTTTgttagacaaaaaaaaaaaaaaaatacaccaGTAGAAAGTGCTAGATGTCTCTCTTGAATGTTCAGTAATTGAGAttcctatatttttttatcccTGTAAATTTTTGTTCTGATAGATATGTTGCATTTCAAGATACAATCCTTTAAGTACaggaaaaatgagtttttttcTACAGAATTGAATCGATTATATCAAACAGctgttattataataaaacaaatctGTACTAGTTTTCTATGTACTTCTAGAATttcttaagaattttaaagttttcatTAATTGATATGATGGAATAAGTTACATTacttaattttaagatatatatatattagtgaTAAGTACAATTATTGTGATTTCATCATTTAATAAGTTTCAGTATGTGATTATTTTTTCCAGACAGAGGGAGGTATTTGGTTAAAAAtcatgagaaaaagaaatatttcacTGTTAAAAAGTATTGATTGGCAAGGATTTAGCCATTTTCAatcattatcatatttctCGTGTTTAATAATATGGGTTTAGAgattaataactcaaaatatcattatttaactgttaaattgattttatcgaatcaatatt
Coding sequences within:
- the LOC8289518 gene encoding OVARIAN TUMOR DOMAIN-containing deubiquitinating enzyme 11, which codes for MNESCSNASVSSTSSLNSSFPDTEDDQTIASILAEEENSQVAGRLGKRLSHLDSIPHTPRVNGEIPDVNDATLDHQRLSERLATYGLAELQIEGDGNCQFRSLADQLLRSPDYHKHVRKQVVKQLKHFRKLYEGYVPMKYKSYLKKMKKSGEWGDHVTLQAAADRFGAKICLVTSFRDTCYIEIIPKDKNPTREIWLSFWSEVHYNSLYAVGDVPTGKTRRKHWLF